In the Salvia miltiorrhiza cultivar Shanhuang (shh) chromosome 8, IMPLAD_Smil_shh, whole genome shotgun sequence genome, GAAAAACGGATCCTCTGGAAGCATTTCCCAGTGACTGAAAACAAGTAGTGCACTTGCTGCTCCGGATGTCCATCTTCTCAGCTCATCTGCAAAACCAAAGCTTTCTGCAACGGGAACATATGCGTGCACAGTGAACAGCGGTGACCCTTCCTGCATTTCTTCCTTGATCACTCTAGCTCGCCTACGAGCAAGTACTGCATACATGGAGCCCAGATGCTCAGTTGGGGTATTCAGTTCACAGAAGTATAACGCTTCAACAAGCCTCGGTTTTCTCTGAAGCACAGCTGCTTTGCAAGCTTCCTTAACCGTTGTCATAACTTGACCTGTGAAAACACCATATGGTTCTGGTTGATGGGAAGAAGAATTATCCTCAGGTGAATGCCGCTCAATGGGAGATACGAAAGCTTCAATGACAAATGCCAAACCCCACATAGGTTCCTCACACAAAGGACCGGCTGAAGTAGCCAGCTGAAATCCGGATAAAACACTGCTCTCTAGAGATTCTACTTCCCTTAGCAACATGTCATCAGCCACAGATGATGAATCTGTCGACGCATCCTTGCTTTCACCTACATCGTGAAGACCTAATCTATGCGACACATAAGGAGACCCCTGCAACAGAACAGAACCCTCCATGGTCTTTCCTCTGCTTGGAGTGACCAAAATGTTGGGACCAACTTGTCTAGGGCCCAATGCCCAAATTCTCCTGAAAATTTTCTTCCACAATACTCTATATTTCTCAACTCGGTCTCTATCCATCTCAGCATCTGCAGAGGAAAGATCACTCTCTATAGCATCCGTCATCCTTGTCTTTAATGCTTCAACTGGATTCTCATCTTCTACAATGCTTCCCCTCAAGGTCTCCAAGCTTTTCAAAGCCTGTTTAGATTTGCCTCCAATTATATCTCCCAGCAGTTCAGAACTTTCATCGAGCAACTTGGTAAGAGGTGGGGGAAGTTTCATGACTTGTACACGAACGACACACCTACCGTTTGGTGTTGTTTTCTCTACATAGTCAGAGTTTCCGCTTAAGAACTTCAGATTCTCCAAAGGATTAGTTATCTCACCCTCAATTGTCTCCATATAAGAGACAAGGGGGGGAGATACTTCCAGGTTCACCTTAGCAAATCTCTCCTTCAGATCCTTTACACATCTCTCCAGATGAACTTCtccagctgcagcaagaacatgCTCCCCTCTAGCAGAAACGGTGACCTCGACAAAAGGGTCCGCGCGATTTAAAAGCCGCAATCCTTTCATGAGTGCACCCATGTCAGCAGGATCAGATGGCTCAATTGCAACCTTAAGTGTGGGTGCAACTTGAAATACCATACTGGAGAAAGGCCAGCAATTAATTGTAGATGATAGAGTAGCACTCTTCAATATGTGCTGACCAAGCCCTCGTATGGCAACGATATTCCCTGCCTTTGCAGAGATAACTGGTTTCAATCCTTGCCCGGCCATTACATATAACGATTGGAGCTCGGCTACTTGGAGATGCTTCTGCTTTGCTTCCATCTTCAGAGGGTCATATAAAGCAGAAAGCACAAAAACCCTCTGCCCGGCACAGAGAACCCCACTAAAGATCCTGGCAAATGCAAGGAAGCACTCTCCAGAATCTCCATCATCTGCAGGATTGTTCAAAATCTCCCCACGAGGAAGCATCTTCATTGGCACAGCAAACATCTTAGAAACAAATGCAACGCATGGTGCTGTGGGACTTGAATCACAAGCTTCAACAGATTTTCTCACAAGTTCTGCCTCAGAAAGCACATCAGAACAATCCACGTTGTCAGAACTGTCTCTTTTAGGCAGCAGCCTTGATATCCGAAAAGACTGAGCAGAAGCAGGGTCAGGCATGCACTTCACCACCATAGATAAGATGGTATTGGCCAATGGAAGCCAACGGCTCATTACAGCTTGAAGCACAGCTTTAGGATCCTTATTTTGTAGCTCGCGTGAAGGAATAGATAAATTAAAGTTTTT is a window encoding:
- the LOC130999638 gene encoding uncharacterized protein LOC130999638, with protein sequence MDAVVVEAGTKPPSTLLSEKDDPSNIDETSDKKLVRNICILAHVDHGKTTLADHLIASYGGGVLHPKQAGKLRFMDYLDEEQRRAITMKSSSIGLQFKEYSVNLIDSPGHMDFCSEVSTAARLSDGALVLVDAVEGVHIQTHAVLRQAWIEKLTPCLVLNKVDRLISELKLSPMEAYTRLLRIIHEVNGIVSGYKSEKYLSDVDSLLSVAPSGDASDVGGENLELLEDDEEDAFQPHKGNVIFACALDGWGFGISDFAEIYASKLGASAATLQRALWGPRYFNPKTKMVVGTKGISNIAKARPMFVQFILEPLWQVYQSSLETDGDRGLIEKVIKNFNLSIPSRELQNKDPKAVLQAVMSRWLPLANTILSMVVKCMPDPASAQSFRISRLLPKRDSSDNVDCSDVLSEAELVRKSVEACDSSPTAPCVAFVSKMFAVPMKMLPRGEILNNPADDGDSGECFLAFARIFSGVLCAGQRVFVLSALYDPLKMEAKQKHLQVAELQSLYVMAGQGLKPVISAKAGNIVAIRGLGQHILKSATLSSTINCWPFSSMVFQVAPTLKVAIEPSDPADMGALMKGLRLLNRADPFVEVTVSARGEHVLAAAGEVHLERCVKDLKERFAKVNLEVSPPLVSYMETIEGEITNPLENLKFLSGNSDYVEKTTPNGRCVVRVQVMKLPPPLTKLLDESSELLGDIIGGKSKQALKSLETLRGSIVEDENPVEALKTRMTDAIESDLSSADAEMDRDRVEKYRVLWKKIFRRIWALGPRQVGPNILVTPSRGKTMEGSVLLQGSPYVSHRLGLHDVGESKDASTDSSSVADDMLLREVESLESSVLSGFQLATSAGPLCEEPMWGLAFVIEAFVSPIERHSPEDNSSSHQPEPYGVFTGQVMTTVKEACKAAVLQRKPRLVEALYFCELNTPTEHLGSMYAVLARRRARVIKEEMQEGSPLFTVHAYVPVAESFGFADELRRWTSGAASALLVFSHWEMLPEDPFFVPKTEEEIEEFGDGASVLQNTARKLIDAVRRRKGLPVEEKVVQHATKQRTLARKV